The Seriola aureovittata isolate HTS-2021-v1 ecotype China chromosome 8, ASM2101889v1, whole genome shotgun sequence genome contains the following window.
taaaaataaaatcgtTTCCTGGCCTCCATTTTAAGTTGTTATGTGCTGTGCTTGCCCAAactactacttctacttctacttcttcttcttcttcttcttcttcttcttcttctgtgttaaTTGCTGGTTGGCAAACTGCCATTGACTGTTCGATTATGCAGTAGAAAAATAGTTATTTTAGCCAAAccagttttatatttacatttataaactaaATAATGTCACCATGTCCCTTGCTTGCTGATTTCCTCAAAAGACCTGACAATGAAAGCTCATAGATTTGCCCTCCTTAGTGACTGAGAAAGGTGATTCCTCTTAAGATTGTATTCCTTACAATGAAGCAGTACATATTCGACTGTTTCTGGTTGGTTACAATGTGTGCATTTTTCAATAGGTTTTGGCTTCAGCACATGTAGGTTTACATGCTTAATTCTGAGTGTTTGTTTAGCCAGAATATCCGCTTCTTCATTTCCCTCTACACCAACATGAGCAGGAACCCAAAGGATGCGTGTAGATATAcccttcattttcattgtttacatAATAAGAAACATTTCATTGATGACATCCGTTCTAATTgatgtgtttgcttttatttttttaagtgcaGAATAGCTATCGGATGCAATCAGTGTTATTTATCTCCTTTTCCACTATCCACTGCAGGGCTCATAATATTTCCAATAGCTCTGTCATATAAACTGATACATGATCTGTCACTCTTTTGACCAAGTCACTGTGATATATAATGCTGCACTTGCACAAGGATCTTTGGAACCATCTCTGAATATAAACAAAGAGTCTGAGTAATGCTTATGGGAATATTTCTGGACTATGTACCATACGGGAAGTCTAATTTATTTTCCAATTCTTTCTGTATATTGAGGTCAACACTTGGTAGGGGGAATAACCAGGGAGGAATGGAAGAGATTAGCATGCCAAACTAGCAGGGAGTGTCCAGCCATCTTTGGTCCAACTCGCAGATGGGCAGCGCTGAGGGACGCACTGACGTCAATAGGTCTAAGAACTAAGGCCTGTTTATGGATTTGGAGCTCAGTTGATCATgcaaggatttccatcagttttcGATGTCACAAACATAGgggctctgttgtttctacatttacatggGTCTGTCGTAGTAAAACTACAATGGAGCgttgctttaaatgttgctgtggcaaggaattgtgggatggcattttctccttcctttctgaaaaggaaggtccagtgataagataggaagcactgaagctttTTCTTATCAATTACAAAATTCGACCAGCTCTCATCATGGCTGCCACTAAGAGTCTACTTCCGGGTCATTTCATTCAGTAACGCACTATAGGGAAGggaaaactcagaaaagcataataggtccTCTTTAAAGAAGCAGGTGCTCAAAGTTAAAATGGGCACGTGGAACTATATTTTCAAACACCATGCACCAACAAAATTGACAGCGTAACCTGTTGGATTAAAACAATTCATATTCAAACATAATGTaaaatagaattttaaaacaaactgcattATACCATAACACTGAGTATTACCTATTAAACATCACAGAGTAGCATTAATCTTACCAATAAGTGGATGGAATTggttctttttctctcctccaaactaacaaaacaacagaagaactATTGTCCACAATTTACAGCTATTTACCAGAACCAAAACAACTGCTGTCACAATTTGAAGGTGACTGCTttgtaatggaaaaaaatcaaaaaagagtGCAGAGcactgcaccacacacacacatacatgtaaacTGACTGACAGATTTTATTCATAGCTAGActaaaaatgattaatcattaaatgttccttttgatataaagcaaaaaaaaaaccaatatgGGCCTTGACAAAAGGGCACTTTGTACACTTTGGACAGTATCTGTCTTCACTTTGGCATTTCAAAGTTGTCACAAGAGTTTGAGACATTCTTAGTTCAGAAGggacaggaaaagaaaggaaagcaCATTTTGTTATGACTTTATTGAGATataaaaatctttttgaccCTACATGCTCCACACTCAGTAATGTTTACTGAATAGGAGATGTGGGGGTTGTGTATCACATATGAATTTATAACTCTTTCGGTTTCACAGGTAGTGCTGTTTTTTGAAACCATTATCTCTCAATCTGAGAAAGTCGTCTGGGACATAAAGGCCCTGACAATCCCCTTGTTTTAGAGGGACGTCATCAGAAAAAGTATTTCATAAAAGAGGCTATTCATAAAGTGTTGTTTAACCTACCAACTACTACTCGGCTTTTTTGAACCTTTGCACTGTCTTATATGTCAAAGAAATTAGACAATAAGAATCACATTTTATGCACTAAGGGTTTCATATATTGTTTATCTGTGGAGCTTTGAGGTCACAAGAGAAAACtcaaacttgtgtttttctgctgttgtgctTAATGAGCTTCTGTAGTTCCACATAAGTATTATGCAGAGCGTAAACTTGTTATCAAAAGTCTCTGAAGATCATTTGAAAGTAACCCCAGGGTTACTTAAAAAGGAAGAACAATTCAATGCTTGTTTTGGCACAAATGGACTTGTTTTCAACTTGTGCTAAACTCATGTCCGTGGGGGGAAGGAAGAAGCCCTGCAGCATCATTCAACATGCAGATCATGTATTTAAACATTCCTTCCTTTGGCTCATTGCATTACAACAGTCCAATCATTAGCACTTTCTCTTCGTTTGCTCTTGCCTGAACTCTCACTCTTACTTGCTTTTCTCTGCCATTTTCTATTGTGCCAGTACCATAAAATGTAGTGCTAGTCAATATGTTATTACTCTAATTTATGAAATAATGTTAGGCGTATTATTAAATGAAGCAGCACCGAATGTACTGTTATTATCTGTATTTTAAACTCATCCTGTCAGGAAATTAAGTATTTTAATAGAAACCCACACCTGCTTCTTACTCACAGTGTCATACAAGCAGCTTCCTGCATGAATGGATGTCATTATTGGACTTTATGTGAACCCAAGCCCCAAAATGTGACTGAGAGGACACTTTCCATTATGCTCAGCCTGGATTGCTGCCATTGCCAGGCAGATGACggaaatatttttctctgtgctcctctctctccctctctcacctgttGTAAGTTGCTTCTGCAGTTTATGCAGCAGAGGCTGCAGCTAGACTGCCTTTTACTGCCCACCTCTGGCTAAAGTGAGGAACAACACCATCATGATAGCTTTAACAGCAAAGCACAAAATCAATATGATGGCTCTCTCTTGTGGTACTTTGAAGACATGGCCAGATTAACTACATGCTGCCTAAAACCCCATGTCAGACAAATCTAAAGCCATGACTTCTGTAACTCAAAGTATTGAGACTgtatatgctttttttttttttttttaaataatgtctGCTTCACACTCAGtttaaaaacagtcacatcTGGGAGTTTCATAATAGAAATTGTATTTAATGGCCACTGCATAATGTGTCTTGCTCATGgcatagtgtttttttttttgttttagaaagaAACAACATACCTGTAAACTTTATGTTTAAATACGAATTaagtacttttatttcagtcttttttaatattgaataatataaaatatataatttgcaAACAGAGACACTTGCGTGTtttctctaatgtttttttcactgtgtggcTCATGTGTTTTGTCAAGGCCACCATGTTTTGCTCATATTTGAatgcacaaaagcacaaaaaaaccactcggaaaacaaaataataattcttTATGTTTGAGTCATATCTCCCAGAGATACAAGACATTTAGAAAACATATATTACAAGCACAGTGCACTGTAATAACCACAGTATATTTCATACAAAAGGCACATGCTTTGAATTTACAAAATCTCTGACAATTGTACAGTATTGACATCATCTTTCCTAGATTAAGTGCCATGTGGCTGGAACGTTGCAGTCAGTTTGATGGTCAGGAGACATGTGACCAGACAGGAAATGTCAGTGAAGAACATAAAGTGACACTTAATGCAGATGTCATCTATGTCCACGTGTTCACCGCTCGTTTCAGCAGTCTAAGAGTCATCTTTCTCTGTGCAGTCACAAGAGTTGTCCACACTTACAGCCTCATCTGGATTGATGCTAACAGTCTCTGTGTGGTCAGTGTCAGGGTGAGGGCCCTCCAGACTGATGTCTTTATGGACAGAATCTGCACGAGCATCTGTTTCTTTAGTGAGGGTGTTTTGTTCATCCTGAGCATCAGAATCAGGGCCTCTGGCATCTGTGTGTCCTGTTATGTCACTTGTGTGGTTAACAGGTATTTGACTGGGCGTGCTGTGGTCAGGATCCAAGTCTGGGTCTTTCCCATCTGTTGGATTCTGGTAGGTTTGTAAAGTGtcagtggagctgctggagtCTGAGATCTGCTCCTTAGCTGTATCAAAGGACTCGGTGAGAATACTGTCACTGTACGATTGACTGGCAATTGTGTCTGTCTCAGACCCGTTCACAGAAGGGCCGTCTGTATCTGGAAGTTGGTGATTGAGATCTTCTTCTCCATGTGCATCACCAAGATTACTGTCTATATGCTCTGTGTCCACATCACTCATGCAATTTATTGGATCTAAGGCGTCTTCATACTTTTCCTCTTCAGGTATGGAATCCAAGGTACTGTTCCTTTTAAACAAACCTTCTGTATGTTCCACACCACCATCTGAGtcattttccttcttttgctCAGGCGCTGTGCCTGTGTAGTCCATGCTGTCCTCTCCAGCAGCAGTGCCTTCCTCTCCTGCCAGAACTCTCTTCAGACCGCGGGCTCTGTCTCTGTAAAGTTGGCACAGCTGAGCGTCGGGCATGTGGTTGCCGTGGATCTCTGCCAGCTTCATGTACACCACATACAGAGCCTCAGTGTTAGCTTGGTCCTCCAGGGCTGCTGCCAGAGCCAACTGGAAGTAGCCCACTGCATCAAAAGCATCCTGGACAAGAGTGTACAGTGCAGAGGTCAGAACAGGTCTCAttgaaattaaacacaaatcttcacatttgaagGCTGGTGTCTGATCCCCACCATTTACTGTTGTAAGGACATCAGATAACGGTAAAAACAAGGTCACTGTTGTTTTGGCAGAAGATCTAAAGCTTTTTATTATGTTCCTGTATTTGCCAAATACAGGAACATTCATGAATTCATCAACAACGAAAATTAGTATTGGAGAAGTAGGTAGTATAAATATTGGCGAGTTAATTAATaagaatgtatttatttattcatggttttgcattttgataataaaaaaagaatttagTTATAAATTATAATTGAGGTATTTTATCATTTAgttattaaacaaaatatatgtatttttagtCACAGAGTTTAACTGAAAAagtttgacttaaaaaaaaaaaatacattttgtgtttcacaTCTGATCATAATTGAAAATGTGATTCGGTTTTACTGATACTTAAACAGTGTTCGAAACTATTCTTTAAAGGGTTGTTTGAGATAAATAAGATTCAGTTGATTTCTCAAGTCTTGTGTTTTGAATCTTGGTGGTGGGGGAAAaacttttgtttacatttgtgtttcagATTGTGTCTTTAAGGTGGAGGGTGTTAATTTGAGGAATgcactgcacatacagtatactgtttGCTCATTCAGCACAGAAATATATTCGTTTCCTGTACCTTCAGTTTGTGTAGAGTGAAATTTCCCAGTCTGCTGTAGACCTTAGTGTAGTAGCGAGCCTCCGCAGGGTCCTGCAGGACCggggggcagagggagagggacttGAGGTAGTAGTTTTCTGCCATCTCATACTGCTGCAGGCTGTAGTAAACTGTCGCCAGCCGGTGGTAGGCTGTTCTCTCATTCACACGTACacctgaggaaaaacaacagtggtGTCTGCTCACAGCGTAGGTCTATATCAGCTGTGGTTATTGTGggtttacattttcattaatgGTTAAAGGctcagtgtgtaggatttagtggcatctagcgGTTAggttgcagattgcaaccaactgaatactccctccctcacccctccctttccaagtATGTAGAAGAACATACTGTGGCCTTCAGgcaatgtaaaaacacaaaaggcgCTCTCTACACCCAGTCTTTGGTTTGTCCACTCTAGGCTACTCTAGAAACATGATGGGCCATGATGAAAAGGACCTGCTCCCTATGTAGATATGAAGGGCTCATTCTaagctaatgaaaacacaattatttttagtttcagGTAATTgtacactaatgaaaacatatttatgaaTTCTGTATTTCATATCTGCCAATAACCTgtcacccaatgtcagctgggatcgGCTCCAGCCCCCCGCGGCCCTCCAAGGATAAGCGGTatggataatggatggatggatggatatctGCCAATAGATCAGCCTAAATCCGACACACTGGTCCGTCAACTAACAAGGCATCTGTACCTGTTTTGCCGGCGATCTGAACAGCCAGTGTTGCGTACTGCAgagcctcctcctgctctccctggttcatcagcagctctgtcagtTTACTCAACAAGCGAAACTCTGAATGGATGTCCTTGATGCTGCGTGCAAAGGGCAGACTGCCATCCTGAATAATATATGAATAATTTGTTTAATTAGGTCAGTGGTGTCAAGATCATTTCATGGAATCCCATATGAATCTTACTCGGGACACTGTAGCTTTCAGATacatcaaatatgttttatgtcGTGTCCCCTTACCCTGAAGAAAGGCAGTGAGGCCATCCGGTTTTTGTGGCCTTTAAAGTAGACGTCTCCTGCCTCCTCATAGATGCTCATGGCAAAGTGAGGATCATTCATCCTCAGGGCTGTCTTCACTGCTGCCTGTCAATCAATATTGATTGatctgacattattattattgacttTAGTCTATAGTCATTGCTGCTCAGGAAGGAGGATTGCCCACACACAATGAATGCCAGTTGAAAAATGCTCCCATCCCTCATGTAACCACTCCACCTTACACTATCATTCATatattccctcctcctcctcacctgcagGTACATGTCAGCCAGCTCGTCCTCTTGGATGAGGTAATATATACGTCCCACCTGCAGCCAGGTCTctgactcctcctctctcttgccCAAATCAATAGAAATCCTCAGGCTCTGCTTGGTGTAGTCCAGAGACTTGCGCGATGATCTGCACCACACAGTAcaacattaaatcaaattaattaagaTTAAATCAAAAACAGTGTGGgagagtggggaaaaaaaaatcacctctCAGTGTTGAGTGACAGGTAGAGGCTGCTGAGGATTTCCAGGTATTCTCCCTCCAGTCTCTTGTCCTTAAGCTCTCTGGATACTGACACACAGTGCTCATAGTAGACGATACTCTGACCATacagcagcatgtcagcatACAGCCGACTCAGCACCTTGGCCACCACCATCTGACCTATGAGAAATACAGCTTATACTTAGATAATACTTAGAAATGTTACCAGTTGCTCCTGAGGTAAAATAGTTTATCCAGACATATACATGGTAAAGGCCAATTTTAGCTTATCACATATACTTTATATCAGCATTGATGGGATGTCGGCCAATAATTAACAAGGAGGGAGATTTTGCTGTCGCTACTTCATTAGCTGACTATGTGCTCAAAATGAAATTGCAGCACAAAAATTATACACGAGAGTTTAGAAGCAGTGTCGCAGTTTGTCCACCAAAGAGCACTGACAAGTACATTTTTCATCCGTGTCCTGTTGCTCAGTACAGATCTGACACCTGATATCACATATAAGGGATAACATAATAatgtacagagagacagaagattTTGCCTGTCTCATTTTAAATTTGACCTAATTGAACAATACTTACTGTGCAAATTTCTGGCATTTAGTGCAATTAGTAGCCCCATTTCATAAGATGCCCTGATGTCCTGACTCCTCCCCCTGTCTTTGTAGCTCCGCCCCAGCCATAGGTAGGTCTGAACGTGCTCCTCGTCTGTGGGGCTTTCccaaagctccagaaaaaggTGCAGTGATCTGGTAATACAATTACCATCACAGTAAATTTCCTTGGAGCTTCTCTGTTGTACAACTTGGTAAAGATGCAGTAAGACAGATATCTGACCTGACTAGGAAGCGTTCTGCTACCCAAGATGCCCCCACATCCAGTGCCAGGCAGCCGAGGTTGGCCAGCGCCAGGGCTTGGTTCCTCTGGTTACCACTCTCCCTGGAGATTACCAAGGCTGAGTGGAGATGCCGGCCTGCCTCTGGGACACGACCCTGCCGCCTCAGACACGAAGCCAAGAGGTTGTGGATCACTCCTTGCTGCGTGGGACTGTCTGTACCCTGGAGAGAGACGtacacacagaggcacagatTACACATGATATTCATATAAAGGAACAGGTAGAATCTACATTTTAGCTTCTACAAATGTTTGTGATGAATAACATCAGTTGCTGTACCTGAAGTGATGTGAGCAGTGGCTGCAGGACACTCTGGGCCCTCTCGGCCTGTCCCGTCAACACCAGCAGCCACCCGAGCAACACCGACGCCTCGAAGCCCTCCTCCTCGTTGATGTGGTCTCCTGTCTCCACAGCTTGTTGAGCACAGTGCACTGCTTTGTCTAAGGCATCATACTGCTGGTAGACTGAGGCCAAGCCCAAACACAGATCCCTTTGGGTCTTCATGTCCTCGCCCTGCTCAGCTATGGCCAGGGCTTGCTGAAGGTAAACCACAATCTGGGCCGGGAGCAAGGAGGTTCCTTCCTTCCAGCACGGGTTCAGGCGAACAGAGTTCCTGATAAACAACTCAATCCTTTGGAAAGCGTCGCGGAGGGAGTGGTCTTGTCTTGAGTCCAGGCTCAGAGAGGCCAGTGCTAAGTAAGGCATGTACTTGCGATGATAGAGCCAGCTCAAGAGCCAGTTGAGGTCCAAAGGAGCTATGGGTTGACCCTCAGCGGCAGAGAGAGACACCGAGAGAAACTGTAGGCGCTCAACAAAGGGAAGAGCGTCATCGGTCTTCTTGAGAAGCAGGAAGAGGCTGGAGATGAGGTAGCACACACGAGACTCCAGGCTTTTGTCCCCCATCACCACCGATCTCCTCAGGATCAGCTTCAGCAGTTCTACCTCGTCGGTGGAGGTGAAGGTGTGGCTcgggagacagaggagcagagcacTGGCCTTCTCCAGAGTCTGGGGCAGTTTGTCTGTCATACGCTGCTTCAGGTAGACGGCGGTGAGGTTTGTGAAGAGAGCGACGAGGAGTGGCGTGTCAGAGAAACTGTcgacacaaacactcagagcCTCCTCATAGTACACCCGTGcctgaggaaaagaggagatgtATACAGCATGTGGGAGCTGATTACAAACAGATGTAGATTGTGATGAAGATTCAAAGACTTCACATTTAtgttcatttcactttattgtCCCTTGAAGGGAAAGTCGCCCTGCGGtagccattaaaaacacagcaggcaTCCATTTTATTACTATTACCTTATTGTGATATGAATGGCAATGCACTTTATATCACGATGTCTTCTCTTGTTTCTTTAGAGAGGAATAAAGCATCTAACTATAGACACTGCATGCATATTAATTCTAGAAATGAAGTCCAAACCTGGGAGAGTTTTAGCTTCCTGGCACAGAGTCTTCCCAGCAGAAAGCATGCACGGCGTCGTGCCCAGTGCATGCCCATCCGCTTGGCGCACTCCCTGACACTCTCGAGGTGCCCTAAGAGCTCGTCCTCAGTCTTACCACTGAAGGTCACCCACAGGAAGGAATACTGCAGGTCGTACAGGGGCAGGAAGTCCTCctggaaaaaataacaaacaaaatattttagcGTTTGGTAAGAATAGAGTTAATGGGCCTAACAAAAGTGTAATGATCCCTATCCCATAAAATCCTCCCAAAGGTGCTTCCTGACACACGCAGTAAAGACTGGGTTAactggaaatgtgtttttgacaaAAGCAGAAATGGTTGTTGATTTTGTCGATGAAATTAATGTAGATTCTTTTTTCCTGAAAAGATTAAAATCTTATTTGTTAAGAGTAACATATTAATAacataaagtaacataaaatcGCTGGAAAGATAAAAAGAGGTGTATCTGCTGAGAAATTTTGATCATGAATGGTCAAGACAATGCAGagcttttttgcatttttgcactacataattaaattacatattGTGGTAATTCCAGTTTGTCCTTTAGGTTTTCGTGACAGAACAGCTTTGGAGTACAGAAGCTAAATTAATTCACTTAAATTGactatataatatttttaaaccTCTTATGAGCCAAAGAacttagagagaaaaaaagattattcaTAGATGAAAAGGTTCGATAGTTACAGGCCAAGAAGATTATGAGTGGGTTCAAAATAAGAATGAGGGTAGTCCTGGAAGGACTGTTGCAAATGTGCACACAGCTTTATTTACTAAAAACTAATTTTGATCATGCGATACAGAGAAGCTGTTCACTTGatattcatcatcttcatttgcTATCAAATCCAGGCTgccagacagaaaaaagaaaaagaaagaggaagaaaagagagccTACTGAACAATCTGTTGGTTTGGCTTTCGGCCccacaaataaatgaattgttgaactgagactctactgacatGGAAGTGTTCCTGGTTGAGCAGGGTCAGTGTGGGGTCACTGAGCTCggactcctccccctcccagCTGTTCTCCTCCAAGAAGAGAGGTGGATCTTCCTGGAACTCGTCCAACTCCCTGAATGTGTCGTCCAGAGTGAAGGACAGGCGCTCTCCCTCGCGTGGCAGAGGATTATGGGAGTGATAGAGGGACAGACGgggagaggagtgagagagagagggccgTGGGGAGGAGTGGTATGGGGGTGTCCCTCCACTTTTCTCTGACATGACACTCTGACGTGCGCTTGAAGGAACCTTATGGTCTGTGGGAAGAAAACAGATACATCAGCGCGGAGCAAAGACGTGGATTGAGGTTTAATTTTAAGGCTATCAGAATACATTAAgctcacaaacagctgatctcagCAATAAATTATAAAGCGGTACCATGTTTTGGCCGATTCCTGATGTACATGAAGTCAGTCTCATCCAGTCTgtctggaaacacacaaggtAAATCAATTAAAGCCTCAGTTTTCCAGTTGGGAGAAgagatggaaacatttttttttcctaaaatgaatgaaacagtaCCACTATTTAGGAAACAAACATGAGCTGCACTTCAAATCAGACATGACCTATATTTCAGTTACGGCTCTGGCGCAACCCCTTCCTTTCCCCTACCCGACAAAAAAGTATATCTCTTGATCAGCCCAGTCGCTCGTTTACCTAGCCTGTACACAGAGCTGATGTCAGATGAGAAGAGTCTTTCCAGCAGGCCGCTATCACTTGGCTCAGAGCTACACGGGTGAACCTGAGCCAGGCTggccctctcctcctcagtcagaAAGACCaattgtttgtctctgtgcaggAGAAACAAAGGCAGCATTGTCATCTCGACTGTCTCACCGGATCCACCGTGTCCACACCGCAGATACACTAAATAAGATTTCATTAAAAATTTGTGGAAAATTATAAACAAGAAGCAGCTAATGTGGATTTAATCAAGATAAAGGGCTTTAAAGTTGAAATGACGCACAACATCATCAGATCAAAAAGTTCAGGCCATGGCATGTATTATACAActagaaaaacaaacttctcaCAGGGGCATGGTGTCCAGAGGTTTGACATGGGCCTTGTGTATAAAACCAGTGTGTCCCgtggatgtgtgtgttcctATGAAGATGCCCAGGCCTCGGACTAGCAGACCCTGAATCTCCACAATGTCGCCTTGGCTCAGCTGGAGCTCATCCGGTCCCACTGGACTGTAGTCAACCACTGCTACACAGGAACCTGTGACTGAGATGTTTGGTGAGGAGAACAGGATTTAGGAACCGACAGgctataaaaatataaaaaagttaAACTTATTAGCTGAAAAGAGATGCTTGttgtgacaggaaacagctttGAGAAGAGCAGTAAAAGTGAGCCGATGCAATAAAGTTGTGGGCCGTAAAACCAAAGCAAAGAGCTTAAGGCTAAAATTCTCTGTAGGGCTAAggggagctgagactttggtgtaTGTCGgcttgtggcaagcatacactcacccatcTGCCAATCGAAGCAgcacaccctcaattatacataattttaagccttaataaaaatttaaataggTGAGCTATATAAAAAAATCACCCCCCaatacagttgtcatgaaggaggaaattagctatagagaccaaaaccgtttttgtaccaggttgtaaacatgtttatttctgctctaaagttgggcattttaacatggtagtctatggggattgagtTGTGTTTGGAGCCAGTCCGAAGTGGCCATTGgaagaactgcagcttttggcaTTTCgtgtttgcttcattttttgGCCCTGGAGTTAGGCTTGGTTGGTCACTATGAGCCATTAACTACTACTATTAACTACTAGCCACTATTAACCTTTCCCATTAcacatttgatccattgttaaaaTATGAttgaaatatgaatatgataTCATGATTGGTGCAACTTTAAAGTAAGCATTGAATGTGTTTGTAGCATCTTGTGTGTTTTGAACATATGggactgtatatgtgtgtacgACATTACCAATTGGATGTTCAAATGGTTCCTTTTCTGGTGGCGAGCATCCAGCATGGTCTGGGTACTTCCTCAGGAACCACCTGACCAAACAGGAAGTACAGTTTAACAAGATTATAACCATTAATGTGTACAAATGTCTATCACCTGTACTGCTCATTCAACCAAATGTTTTGACAAGAGAACGTTTTAATCTCACTGTTTCTAAATCAAGCAGTTTCTAACTGACATGGCTCATTTGAGGAACACAGAGTGACTCACTGATAGAAGGGGTAGGGCAGTGGCTGCATTGCGTTGACTGGCACCAGGCCATGGTTTCCTGTGGAGAGCATGGTGCCCTCCCACATGTTGTCCTGCCCTGTGTCCCTCACCATCAGCAAGTCGTTCTTTTTGAATGAcagctgttcttcttcttcctcatcctgcTCACTTCTTGTAAATAGCGCCTTCGCAAAGAAGGATCCTGCAAAGAGATGTGTGTAAACAGGCATAAGTAGAGAGATACAGCTCCTTCCaccacacgtacacacacattgCAAGCAAGCATGTAGAAAACCAGACACCTTAAGTGTTTTTTCAGAAAGTGGCTTCGTGTTGATAAAATCCACCACACTTAAGTCAAAGATCAGCAGAACTGCT
Protein-coding sequences here:
- the sh3tc2 gene encoding SH3 domain and tetratricopeptide repeat-containing protein 2 isoform X1; amino-acid sequence: MALISGSCRLLGQMASCCCRPLLNSSCCGPLIKVCLSSFTDISPAELDALWREPPYTLGGTNEHFSRNDIMTQGAGEEEDGPVVESGEGGVEPDSYWKRKETFLRGSTVSLGEKFSSEIVLLFTGRRRSSVDPDRTLQEALRTRLRVVESNSQDVIQLFKDLSARLVSVHAEKDSFVLTFKTVEEIWKFSTYLALGYVARCLENFLCDQSFWLDPELLSDLEINVSVDEEHLATLYLGLLLQEGSFFAKALFTRSEQDEEEEEQLSFKKNDLLMVRDTGQDNMWEGTMLSTGNHGLVPVNAMQPLPYPFYQWFLRKYPDHAGCSPPEKEPFEHPIVTGSCVAVVDYSPVGPDELQLSQGDIVEIQGLLVRGLGIFIGTHTSTGHTGFIHKAHVKPLDTMPLDKQLVFLTEEERASLAQVHPCSSEPSDSGLLERLFSSDISSVYRLDRLDETDFMYIRNRPKHDHKVPSSARQSVMSEKSGGTPPYHSSPRPSLSHSSPRLSLYHSHNPLPREGERLSFTLDDTFRELDEFQEDPPLFLEENSWEGEESELSDPTLTLLNQEHFHEDFLPLYDLQYSFLWVTFSGKTEDELLGHLESVRECAKRMGMHWARRRACFLLGRLCARKLKLSQARVYYEEALSVCVDSFSDTPLLVALFTNLTAVYLKQRMTDKLPQTLEKASALLLCLPSHTFTSTDEVELLKLILRRSVVMGDKSLESRVCYLISSLFLLLKKTDDALPFVERLQFLSVSLSAAEGQPIAPLDLNWLLSWLYHRKYMPYLALASLSLDSRQDHSLRDAFQRIELFIRNSVRLNPCWKEGTSLLPAQIVVYLQQALAIAEQGEDMKTQRDLCLGLASVYQQYDALDKAVHCAQQAVETGDHINEEEGFEASVLLGWLLVLTGQAERAQSVLQPLLTSLQGTDSPTQQGVIHNLLASCLRRQGRVPEAGRHLHSALVISRESGNQRNQALALANLGCLALDVGASWVAERFLVRSLHLFLELWESPTDEEHVQTYLWLGRSYKDRGRSQDIRASYEMGLLIALNARNLHSQMVVAKVLSRLYADMLLYGQSIVYYEHCVSVSRELKDKRLEGEYLEILSSLYLSLNTERSSRKSLDYTKQSLRISIDLGKREEESETWLQVGRIYYLIQEDELADMYLQAAVKTALRMNDPHFAMSIYEEAGDVYFKGHKNRMASLPFFRDGSLPFARSIKDIHSEFRLLSKLTELLMNQGEQEEALQYATLAVQIAGKTGVRVNERTAYHRLATVYYSLQQYEMAENYYLKSLSLCPPVLQDPAEARYYTKVYSRLGNFTLHKLKDAFDAVGYFQLALAAALEDQANTEALYVVYMKLAEIHGNHMPDAQLCQLYRDRARGLKRVLAGEEGTAAGEDSMDYTGTAPEQKKENDSDGGVEHTEGLFKRNSTLDSIPEEEKYEDALDPINCMSDVDTEHIDSNLGDAHGEEDLNHQLPDTDGPSVNGSETDTIASQSYSDSILTESFDTAKEQISDSSSSTDTLQTYQNPTDGKDPDLDPDHSTPSQIPVNHTSDITGHTDARGPDSDAQDEQNTLTKETDARADSVHKDISLEGPHPDTDHTETVSINPDEAVSVDNSCDCTEKDDS